In the Candidatus Omnitrophota bacterium genome, GCTGTTTTCCGGCACCGCGGAGGCGTTGCCGAGCATCGATCCGATGATCGCCGGTTTTGCGAATAATTGGGACATGAAACGCATGGCGGTGATTGACCGCAACATTCTGCGCCTCGGCGCCTATGAGCTGCTGCATGTGGCGGAAGTGCCCCCCAAAGTCTGCCTCAATGAGGCGATTGAGCTGGCGAAGCGCTACGGCGATGCGGAATCCAGCAAATTCATCAACGGCATCCTCGACACCATCCATAAAACCCATGCCCGCCCTGCCGTCTCCTAAATCCTCCGGTTCGACGGCCATTGCGCAGGGGCTTGTCGACTTGCATCTGCATACGAACTTCTCCGACGGCACGGACACGCCGCAGCGGGTCGTGGAGTTGGCGAGCCAGGCCGGGCTCTCCGCCATGGCGATCACCGACCATGACAATGTGGAGGCGATGCCCATCGCCGCTCCCATCGCCCAGCGGCTCGGGATTGAATTGATCCAAGGCATTGAGATGTCTTCCAGCACGGAGGGCTTAGAGGTCCATGTCCTCGGGTATCTCTTTGATCCGCAGCATCCGCCGCTGGTACGGCACCTGGCCGAGCAGCATGCGCGGCGCGTGCAGCGGATTCATGAGATGGTCGCGCGCCTTCGGCGCGTCGGTGTGATGATTGACGCGGAGGAGATCTTCCGCGTCGCGGGCCAAGGCACGGTGGGGCGGCCGCACGTGGCCCGCGTGCTGCTGAGCCGCGGCTACATCTCGACGATGGCCGAGGCGTTTGCCAAGTATATCGGCCCTGACAACCCCGGATTTGTGCCGGGCTCGCCGGTGTCTCCCGCCGCCGTCATTCAACTGTTGCGGGCGGCCGGCGGGGTTCCTGTGCTAGCACACCCGGTGTATCTCAAGCGCGATGCGCTCATTGAGGCGTTTGTGGGCGACGGCTTGGCTGGGCTGGAGGCGTATCATTCGGGCCATACGCCGGAGATGGTGCGCCATTACGAGC is a window encoding:
- the nusB gene encoding transcription antitermination factor NusB, which gives rise to MRGRSQAREFALQMLYQLDLRRGADARQILDEFWQEQRAPEEIKAYANQLFSGTAEALPSIDPMIAGFANNWDMKRMAVIDRNILRLGAYELLHVAEVPPKVCLNEAIELAKRYGDAESSKFINGILDTIHKTHARPAVS
- a CDS encoding PHP domain-containing protein, with product MPALPSPKSSGSTAIAQGLVDLHLHTNFSDGTDTPQRVVELASQAGLSAMAITDHDNVEAMPIAAPIAQRLGIELIQGIEMSSSTEGLEVHVLGYLFDPQHPPLVRHLAEQHARRVQRIHEMVARLRRVGVMIDAEEIFRVAGQGTVGRPHVARVLLSRGYISTMAEAFAKYIGPDNPGFVPGSPVSPAAVIQLLRAAGGVPVLAHPVYLKRDALIEAFVGDGLAGLEAYHSGHTPEMVRHYEQLADRLGLLKTGGSDSHGDAKEGLPIGTIKVPCALVEALKQWKLQHVR